From Solanum stenotomum isolate F172 chromosome 2, ASM1918654v1, whole genome shotgun sequence:
CCTTCGACTTTTCTTTTTATCGCCTTTTTTCACACCTTGATGTTTACACTCTAAAAAAAGTTCATCAACTAATTTAATTGCTTTATTCCTTACCATTTCTTCTACTACTTCTGCTTCTGCTTTCATTACTACATATTCATTTTCCTTCACATTTTTCTCTAACCAATCTGACATTCCAATCAATGGTGCTGATGACTCTTTTGCCACTATTTCAATCTTGAATATCTCGAATTTCGTGTTCCTAGTTGGATAATGCTTCGAAAACCAACTAGAATCACCTGATTTTTCGTTTTTGTTTTGTAAACCAACGTCAATGAATACCCTACGTGGGTAGCTTTCTAGACGAATGTTCATCAATTCTGGCAAATAACGTGTCTTTTTGAGATATCTACTAGATTTTCCTGACGCTGCTCTTGGTGGTTCGAGTAGTACGTCTTCTAGCTTTTTTAATGCATCCTCTTTCGTGTTTGGAccaaaattgaataattttctATGATGTTGTGTAGTTGTTGATTCAATCGAGGTAAATGAACTTGTCTTTCGCATGGCTAGTATTGTTGAATCGAATTTTCGTATGTAGACAACTTTGTAGTTTGATGGTTGAGAAAATGTAATCATAGGGCTGTCGTTAATTAGTTGAACA
This genomic window contains:
- the LOC125855291 gene encoding uncharacterized protein LOC125855291 encodes the protein MSLLQGFHTKKDKMKGTYMDALGFYNDTHLVVIKLNHLWVLRLISQIAILWLVILSFPWINTVIRGLTSSYGYINVLKGDHTMANYNSIKLEVLPIIFHDLANEGLLKTRDKSLFITNGNEEVIYNSQVTSDYNMDLISLSDLAHKDETYDFALIPYDSSKSLDFIDRAMNVGAIVVVQLINDSPMITFSQPSNYKVVYIRKFDSTILAMRKTSSFTSIESTTTQHHRKLFNFGPNTKEDALKKLEDVLLEPPRAASGKSSRYLKKTRYLPELMNIRLESYPRRVFIDVGLQNKNEKSGDSSWFSKHYPTRNTKFEIFKIEIVAKESSAPLIGMSDWLEKNVKENEYVVMKAEAEVVEEMVRNKAIKLVDELFLECKHQGVKKGDKKKSRRAYWECLSLYGMLRDEGVAVHQWWG